One part of the Magallana gigas chromosome 5, xbMagGiga1.1, whole genome shotgun sequence genome encodes these proteins:
- the LOC136275737 gene encoding uncharacterized protein, translating into MQHMSESVFAVLCQIVGNSQIVLFRRETEDIREKISKVNMRMVMVSESWREGFRLKGSDIDLMFWLNNHRVIMDMSQSEYYNTANTTLILSDSSESPPGFTLLQLLTPSRYRDVQSACVIMNERVHISSSIYRELTCSAAMPNSTLHGPCGSGVVGKVEYDIAYCFVSDFWPLSASSLIERCHSWPGPEVINDIVRSGCHFVAIGHPLGPHEHEEWRVSFSQAECKLVSSMNYCQFLTYGLLKLFLKEVINQQLEETNKLSCSYHMKTSVFWALQQHTLPQLCPQNFLAGFWVCFKLLLRWVYEGICPNFFIPQNNMFVSKVHGSAQNRLFIRLHELYKKGLACLLQSSSIRTYIIDGLYNPRLTICTDEKLIAPESITDTEIFHAIDQNLGIRCHHVCIKCLIIVQHLILSPLTEYQNIKLQKVTVNIFQHMAFILKNMQTNTSGNKEIYVADKNSSYILKLAAKFGFVSDLLYVAMFYYKTLRYMEALSVIEMTKVKLAQPYLINGGRVDREKYTEAVGGKVLVYKDETGCGT; encoded by the coding sequence ATGCAGCACATGTCAGAGTCAGTATTTGCGGTACTCTGTCAGATAGTGGGGAACTCACAAATAGTGCTCTTCAGGAGGGAGACAGAGGATATCAGGGAGAAAATCAGTAAAGTAAATATGCGAATGGTGATGGTGAGTGAAAGTTGGAGAGAAGGATTCAGATTGAAGGGATCCGATATTGACTTGATGTTCTGGTTAAACAACCACCGGGTGATAATGGACATGTCTCAGTCCGAGTATTACAACACAGCCAATACAACCTTGATTCTCTCTGACAGTTCTGAGAGTCCACCAGGATTTACTTTACTTCAGTTACTGACACCATCAAGATATAGAGACGTCCAGTCAGCATGTGTCATAATGAATGAAAGAGTCCATATATCTAGTTCTATATACAGAGAGTTGACTTGTTCTGCAGCAATGCCTAATTCCACTTTACATGGACCCTGTGGTAGCGGTGTAGTAGGAAAAGTGGAATATGACATTGCCTACTGTTTTGTATCTGACTTTTGGCCCCTCTCTGCTTCCTCATTGATAGAAAGATGTCACTCATGGCCTGGCCCAGAAGTTATTAATGACATTGTCAGAAGTGGATGTcactttgtagcaataggacaTCCATTAGGACCCCATGAGCATGAAGAATGGAGAGTTTCTTTTTCACAAGCAGAATGTAAACTTGTGTCATCAATGAACTATTGTCAGTTTTTGACTTATGGATTGttgaaactgtttttaaaagaagttattAATCAACAATTAGAAGAAACCAATAAACTATCGTGTTCCTATCACATGAAGACATCAGTTTTCTGGGCATTGCAACAACACACACTGCCTCAATTGTGTCCACAAAACTTCCTGGCGGGTTTCTGGGTCTGCTTTAAACTCCTCCTTAGATGGGTGTATGAGGGGATCTGTCCTAACTTTTTCATcccacaaaacaacatgtttgtGTCGAAAGTCCATGGCTCAGCACAAAACAGATTGTTCATACGGTTACATGAACTGTACAAAAAAGGTCTGGCCTGTCTGTTACAGAGTTCTTCTATCAGGACCTACATTATTGATGGCCTGTACAACCCCAGGCTTACTATTTGTACCGATGAGAAACTCATCGCGCCTGAAAGTATTACTGATACTGAAATATTCCATGCGATTGATCAAAACTTAGGCATAAGATGTCATCATGTTTGTATAAAATGCCTTATCATAGTACAACATTTAATACTTTCACCCCTGACAGAGTATCAAAACATCAAACTACAGAAAGTTACAGTCAACATATTTCAGCATATGGCTTTCATTCTAAAGAACATGCAAACTAATACAAGTGGCAACAAAGAGATATATGTTGCTGACAAAAATTCTTCTTACATTCTAAAATTAGCAGCTAAATTTGGTTTTGTTTCTGATCTTTTGTATGTTGCCATGTTTTATTACAAGACACTCAGATACATGGAAGCTTTATCTGTTATAGAGATGACGAAAGTCAAGTTAGCACAGCCATATCTGATAAATGGGGGACGTGTAGACAGAGAGAAGTATACTGAGGCTGTTGGGGGGAAAGTACTTGTCTACAAAGATGAGACAGGCTGCGGTACATGA
- the LOC105321318 gene encoding protein delta homolog 1-like, which yields MKGLSRHLVFFSICFSLIGETRSGNGDECDIDSDCGPNAFCNDDDHCECETGFYNFYPLTTTLSDGCLGNCDELGSTNQCEGNTQCILLPQGYGECTCPENTFGPPECRGDCESSLQCGFHGNCEGGKCVCFPEFEGKYCDVKTTSMKPRGNLYLLLGAAALPLILLVPAAFASSVFSG from the exons ATGAAAGGTCTAAGCCGTCACTtggttttcttttcaatatgttTCAGTTTAATTGGAGAAACGAGATCAGGCAATGGCGATGAATGTGACATAGATTCCGACTGTGGCCCTAATGCCTTTTGTAATGATGACGACCATTGTGAGTGCGAGACCGGGTTCTACAACTTTTACCCTCTTACTACAACTCTGAGCGACGGATGTCTGG GCAACTGTGATGAATTGGGAAGCACCAATCAATGCGAGGGAAACACCCAGTGTATCCTCTTACCACAGGGGTACGGAGAATGTACATGCCCAGAGAATACATTTGGACCACCAGAATGTCGTG gTGATTGCGAATCCAGTTTACAATGTGGTTTTCATGGCAACTGCGAGGGTGGCAAATGTGTGTGTTTTCCGGAATTTGAAGGAAAATATTGCgatg TTAAAACAACCTCAATGAAGCCTAGAGGGAACTTGTACTTGTTGCTGGGAGCCGCTGCGCTTCCCCTGATACTCCTTGTTCCCGCAGCTTTTGCCAGCTCTGTGTTCTCGGGCTAA